The stretch of DNA CGAGGTCGTCGGGCCGCACCGCCGCCAGCGCGCCGCCGTAGCGGCCGATGGGGGTGCGGACCCCGTCCACCAGGTACGCCGTCCCGCTCATGCCCCGCCCTCCCGCCGCAGGGCGCGGCTGCGCCCGCGGAGCTCGGCGACCACGCGGCCGCCGCTCGTCACCCGCACGTCGTACAGCCCGCCGCGCCCGCGCAGCACCCGCTCCTGCGCCTCGGCGACCAGCTCGTCACCAGGCCGCGACGGCTCCAGGAACTCGATGTCGCCGCCGGAGGCCACCGTGTCGCGGCCCCCGCTGTTGCAGGCGTAGGCGAACGCGGTGTCGGCGAGCAGGAACACGTAGCCGCCGTGGGTCAGCCCGTGCCCGTTCGCCATCGTCGGCACGACGCGCATGCGGGTCGTCGCGGTGCCCGGCCCGACGGCCAGCAGCTCGATGCCGAGGTCGTGGGCGACCGCGTCGGCGTCGTGCAGGCGCTGCACGCTCGCCTCCGCCAGGGCCTGGTCCTCGGTGACCGGCACGCGCACCCCCTGCCCGGGCCGACGCGCGCCCGACCGTCCGTTCGGTCCGGTGTACCTGCCCGTCGCCCCCCGGGTCAAGGCGGGGCGTGCCATCCTCCCCGCCATGGCACCCGAGCGCCCCCGCACGCCGTACGACGCCGCGTCCCTCGTCGCGCTGGCGGCGGACGTCTTCACCCGGCGCGGGTACGACGGCACGAGCATCAGCGACCTCGCCCGCGCGGCCGGCCTCACCAAGTCGTCGATCTACCACCACGTCGAGGGCAAGGAGCACCTGCTCCGCCTCGCCCTGGAGCGCGCGCTCGACCCGCTCTTCGCGGTGCTCGACGAGCCGCAGGCCCGCGAGGGGGCCGCCCTCGCGCGGCTCGAGCACGTCCTGCGCCGGCAGGTCGAGGTCCTCGTGCGCGAGCTGCCGTACGTGACGCTGCTCCTGCGGGTCCGCGGCAACACCGAGACCGAGCGCTGGGCGCTGCAGCGCCGGCGCGAGTTCGACGCCGTCGTCGCCGGCCTCGCCCGCGAGGCGGCGGCCGAGGGCGACCTGCGCTCGGACCTGGACGCCGCCCTCGTCGCCCGGCTCGTCGCGGGCATGACCAACTCGGTCGTGGAGTGGTACCGCCCCGCCGGCCAGCGCGCCGAGCGCGGCACCCGTCCCGGCGTCCAGCACCTCGCCGACACCGTCGTGCACCTCGCCCTGGACGGCTGGCGGGCCCGGTAGCGCCCTCCGCGCACGATCGCGGCGGGGAGGGGGTGGTCGCGGCCGGGCAGGTGCGTGGTCGTGGCCGGGGAGGCGCGTGGTCGCGGCCGGGGAGGCGCATGATCACGGCGGAGGAGGGACACCCCGCGGCGATCATGCGCTCGTGGTGCTCCGGCGGCCCTCCCCGGCGCGGCGGCGGGTTGACGGCGGGCGGGGGTGGCGGCACCCTGGGACCGAACGATCGTTCGGTCGCTGAGGAGGGTCCGTGGACGACGCGCAGCGGGACGACGCGCAGCTGCTGGAGCGCTTCGAGGCGATGGTCGCGGCGGACGAGCGGGTCGAGCCCAGGGACTGGATGCCGGAGGCGTACCGCAGGACGCTGGTGCGTCAGATCGCCCAGCACGCGCACTCGGAGATCATCGGCATGCAGCCCGAGGGGAACTGGGTGACCCGCGCGCCGAGCCTGCGCCGCAAGGCGATCCTGCTGGCCAAGGTGCAGGACGAGGCGGGGCACGGGCTCTACCTCTACAGCGCCGCCGAGACCCTCGGCGTCGACCGCGCGGAGCTGCTCGACCTGCTGCACGCCGGGAGGCAGAAGTACTCCTCGATCTTCAACTACCCGACGCTCACGTGGGCCGACATGGGCGCCATCGGCTGGCTGGTGGACGGGGCGGCGATCGTCAACCAGGTGCCGATCACGCGGTGCTCGTACGGCCCCTACGCCCGCGCCATGGTCCGCATCTGCAAGGAGGAGTCCTTCCACCAGCGGCAGGGCTTCGAGGTCCTCCACCACCTGTCGCACGGCACGCCCGAGCAGCACGCGATGGCGCAGGACGCCGTCGACCGCTGGTGGTGGCCGTCGCTCATGATGTTCGGCCCGCCGGACGACCGGTCGCCGAACAGCGCGCGGTCGATGGCCTGGCGCATCAAGCGGTTCAGCAACGACGAGCTGCGCCAGCGGTTCGTGGACATGGCCGTGCCGCAGGCGCAGGCGCTCGGGCTCACGCTGCCCGACCCCGACCTGCGGTGGGACGAGGAGGCCGGCCACTGGCGGTACGGCCCCATCGACTGGGACGAGTTCGCCCGCGTCCTCACCGGCGACGGGCCGTGCAACGCCCAGCGGCTCGAGCACCGGGTGCGCGCGCACGAGGACGGTGCCTGGGTGCGCGAGGCCGCGACGGCGTACGCCCAGAAGCAGGCCGCGCGGGCCCGGGCGGCGGCATGAGCACCCCGGAGGTGCGGGCCGAGGGCGGGCACGGCGCGGTGCCGGTGGACGGCGTCGCGACGGGCGCGCAGGCGCCGACGCCGGCGTCGCGGCGCGACTGGCCGCTGTGGGAGGTCTTCGTGCGCGGGCGCCGCGGCCTGGCCCATACGCACGTCGGCAGCCTGCACGCCCCCGACGCGCCGATGGCGCTGCGCAACGCCCGCGACCTCTACACCCGGCGGCAGGAGGGCGTGTCGCTCTGGGTCGTCCCGTCCGCGTCGGTCACGGCGTCGAGCCCGGACGAGCGCGACCCGTTCTTCGCGCCGGCCGCGGACAAGCCGTACCGGCACCCGACCTTCTACGAGGTGCCAGACGGGGTGCAGCACCTGTGAGCGCGGCGGTGGTGACGGCCGAGGTCGCGTACGTCCTGCGCCTCGCCGACGACGCGCTCGTCCTCGCCCAGCGCCTGGCCGGCCAGCTCACCCGGGCGCCGCAGCTCGAGGAGGACGTCGCGCTGTCGAACATCGCGCTCGACCTGCTCGGGCAGGCGCGCCCCCTGCTCACCCGCGCGGGCGAGCTGGAGGGTGCCGGGCGGAGCGAGGACGACCTCGCGTACCTCCGCGAGGAGAGGGCTTTCCTCAACTGCCAGCTCGTCGAGGTGCCGGAGCGCGACTTCGCCGAGACCATCGCCCGGCAGCTGCTGTTCTCCTGCTACCAGCTCCCGCTCTACCGCGTCCTCGCGACGAGCACCGACGAGGTGGTGGCGGGCGTGGCGGAGAAGGGCGCGAAGGAGGTCGACTACCACCGCGACCACGCCGTGCAGTGGACGCTCCGGCTGGGCGACGGCACCGACGAGAGCCACCGGCGGATGCAGGCGGCCCTGGAGCGGCTGTGGCCGTACGCGGACGAGCTGTTCGAGAGCGACGACGTGACCCGCGCGGCGGCCGCGAGCGGCCTCGGCGTCGACCCGGCCGGGCTGCGCGCCGGCTGGGACGCCGACGTCGACGCCGTCCTCGCGGAGGCGACGCTGACCCGCCCGCAGCCGGTGCGCCGGGCGACGGGTGGCCGGCGGGGTGTGCACACCGAGGCGATGGGCTACCTGCTCGCGGAGATGCAGCACCTGCACCGCTCGCACCCGGGGGCGACGTGGTGACGGTCGCGGCGCTCGACGTCGAGCGTGCCCGCGCGGTCGCCGGCGGCGTGCCCGACCCCGAGGTGCCCGTGCTGACCATCGCCGACCTCGGCGTCCTGCGCGCCGTCGAGGAGGACGGCGGGCGCCTGCGGGTGACCGTGACGCCCACCTACTCCGGCTGCCCGGCCATGGACGCCATCCGCGACGACGTGGTGCGCGCGCTCGCCGCCGAGGGCTTCGGCGACGTCGAGGTCGTCACGGTGCTGAGCCCGGCCTGGACGACGGCGTGGATGAGCGACGAGGGGCGGCGCAAGCTGGCCGCGTACGGCATCGCCCCGCCGCAGCGGCGCGCGGACGGTCCCGTCCTCGTCGCGCTGTCCGTGCGCTGCCCCCAGTGCGGCTCCCCCCGCACCCGCGAGCTGGCCCGCTTCGGCTCGACCTCGTGCAAGGCGCTGCGGCAGTGCGAGGACTGCCGCGAGCCGTTCGACCACTTCAAGGACCACTGAGTGGGCGCCCCGACGACGACCGCCCGGCGCCCGCGCCTGGCGTTCCACCCGCTGCGGGTCTCCGAGGTCGAGCGGCTCACCGACGACGCCGTGGCGGTCTCCTTCGAGGTCCCCGAGGAGCTGAGGGGGGCGTACGACTTCGTGCCCGGCCAGCACCTGACGCTGCGGCGGGAGATCGACGGCGAGGAGGTGCGGCGCAGCTACTCGATCTGCGCCCCCGCGGGGCAGGGCCGGCTGCGGGTGGCGGTGCGGCGCCTCGACGGCGGCGCGTTCAGCGAGTGGGCCACCCGCGACCTGCGCGCCGGCGACGTGCTGGACGTCATGACGCCCGCGGGCCGCTTCGGGGTGCCGTTCGTGCCGGGGCGGGCCCGCCACTACGCCGCCGTGGCGGCGGGCAGCGGCATCACGCCCGTCATCAGCCTGGTCGAGACCGCGCTGGCGGTGGAGGCGGGCAGCCGCTTCACGCTGGTCTACGGCAACCGGACGACGGCCAGCGTGATGTTCCTCGAGGAGCTCGCGGACCTCAAGGACCGCCACCCGGACCGGCTCCAGGTCGTGCACGTGCTCTCGCGCGAGCCCCGGGACGCCCCGCTGCTGTCCGGCCGGGTCGACGCCGACAAGCTGCGGCTGCTGCTCGGCGAGGTCGTGGACCCGGCGGGCGTCGACGCGTGGTTCCTCTGCGGACCCGCCGGCATGGTGGAGCAGGCCCGCACGGCGCTGTCTGCGGCCGGCGTCCCGGACGGCGCCGTGCACCACGAGCTGTTCCACGTGGCCGGCGCGGGGCCCGCGACGCGCCGGGAGCGGTCCGACGCACCCGCGGGGGCGCGCAGCACCGTCACCGCGGTGCTCGACGGGCGCAGCACGACGCTGGAGCTGGCCGAGGAGGGCGAGCCGGTGCTCGACGCGGTCCTGCGCGTGCGGGCCGACGCCCCCTTCGCCTGCCGCGGCGGCGTCTGCGGCACCTGCCGGGCGCGGGTCGTCGAGGGCACGGTGCGGATGGAGCGCTCGTACGCGCTCGAGGAGTCCGAGGCGGCGGCCGGCTACGTGCTCACCTGCCAGTCCCACCCGACGAGCGAGCGGGTCGTCGTGGACTTCGACCAGTGAGCGGCGCGCTGCACGTCGACGTGCGCGAGGACCGCGTCGTCGCGACCATCGACCGGCCCGAGACCCGCAACGCCATCGACGCCGGGCTCGTGGCCGAGCTCCACGAGCTCTGCCGCCTGCTCGAGGACGAGCCGCGCCCGCTCGTCCTCGCCGGTGGCGACGGGGTCTTCGTGTCGGGCGCCGACATCCGCCAGCTGCGGGAGCGGCGGCGCGACGACGCCCTGCGCGGCATCAACTCGGGCCTGTTCGACCGGCTCGCCCGGCTGCCCCTGCCCACGGTGGCGGCGGTGGACGGCCACGCCCTCGGCGGCGGTGCGGAGCTCGCGTACGCCTGCGACTTCCGCGTCGCCACGCCCCGCACCCGCTTCGGCAACCCCGAGGCCGGGCTCGGCATCCTCGCCGCGGCGGGCGCGACCTGGCGGCTGCGCGACCTCGTCGGCGAGCCGCTGGCCAAGGAGGTGCTCCTCGCGGGCCGCGTGCTGGACGCGCAGGAGTGCCTGGCCGCGCACCTCGTCACCGAGGTCGTCGAGCCCGCCGACCTGCTCCCCGCGGCGCACCGCCTCGTCGACCGCGTGCTGCGCAGCGACCTGCTGGCCCTGCGCCTGACCAAGCTCGCCCTGCGGGTGCCCGCCGGGGCGCACCCCGCGTTCGACGACGTGGCGCAGGCCGTGCTCTTCGAGACCGAGGAGAAGGAGCGGCGGATGACGGCGTTCCTCGAGCGCAGGTCCCGCCCGTGAGCGGGCTGCCGGAGCGCACCGGGGTGCTCGGCGGCGGGCGGATGGGCTCGGGGATCGCCCACGCCCTGCTGCTCGCCGGCTCGCACGTCGTCGTCGCCGAGTCCGACGAGGCGCGGGCGGCCGCGGCGCGCGAGCGGGTGGCCGACGCCGTAGGGGCGAGCGAGCGCCGCGGCACCCTCCCGGAGCCGGTGGACGCCGTGCTCGCCCGCCTCACCACCGGCACGGGCGCCGCGGCGCTCGCGGGGTGCGGCCTCGTCGTCGAGGCCGTCCCGGAGGACCCCGCGCTCAAGGCGCAGGTCCTCGCGGCGCTGGACGCGGTCCTGGCGGACGACGCCGTCCTGGCGACCAACACGTCCTCCCTCGGCGTCGGCGAGCTGGCAGCCGCTCTCCGCCCGGACCGCGCTTTCCTCGGGCTGCACTTCTTCAACCCCGTGCCCGCCAGCGCCCTCGTCGAGGTCGTCGCGGGCCCCGGCACCGGCGACGCGCTCGTCGAGCGGGCCCGCGGGTGGGTCGAGGCCCTGGGCAAGACCGCCGTGGTGGTCCGCGACGCGCCCGGCTTCGCGAGCAGCCGGCTCGGCCTCGCCCTCGGGCTCGAGGCCGTGCGGATGGTCGAGGAGGGCGTCGCGAGCCCCGAGGACATCGACGCGGCGATGGTGCTGGGCTACCGGCACCCCGTCGGGCCGCTGCGCCTCACCGACCTCGTCGGGCTCGACGTGCGCCTCGGCATCGCCGAGCACCTCGAGCGCACGCTCGGCCCGCGCTTCGCCCCGCCCGCGCTGCTGCGCGACAAGGTGGCCCGGGGCGAGCTGGGCCGCAAGACCGGCAGGGGCTTCTACGAGTGGGAGGACCGATGAGCACCACCGCCGTCCGCGACGTCGCCGCCGTCGAGAGCTTCGTCGCCGGGCGCTGGACCGCGCCGCGGGGCGAGACGACGACGCTGCTCGACGCCGCGACGTCCGAGCCGGTCGCGCGGATCGCCGCCACGCCGGTCGACGCCGCCACCGCCGTCGAGCACGGCCGCGCCGTCGGGGGCCCGGCCCTGCGGGCCCTCACCTTCCACGAGCGGGCGCTGCTGCTCAAGCAGCTCGCGCAGCACCTGCAGGGGCGCAAGGACCTGTTCTACGAGCTCTCCGCGCGCACCGGCGCGACGCGCCGCGACTCGCTCGTCGACGTCGACGGCGGCATCGGGGTGCTCTTCACGTACGGCTCGAAGGGCCGGCGCGAGCTGCCCGGCGGGCACGTGCTCCTCGACGGGCCCGCCGAGCCGCTGGGCCGGGGCGGGCAGTTCGTCGGGCAGCACGTCTACACGCCGCGGCGCGGGGTGGCGCTGCAGGTCAACGCCTTCAACTTCCCGGTCTGGGGGATGCTCGAGAAGCTCGCCCCGGCGTTCCTCGCCGGCGTGCCGACCGTCGTGAAGCCGGCCCAGCAGACGGCGTACCTCACCGAGGCGGTCGTGCGGGAGGCGCTGGCCAGCGGCCTGCTCCCCGAGGGGAGCCTGCAGCTGCTCGCGGGAGGGGCGCGCGGGGTGCTCGACGTGCTCGGCGACCAGGACCTCGTCGCGTTCACGGGGTCGGCCGCGACCGCGCAGGCGCTGCGCACCCACGAGGCCGTCCTGCGCGGCGGCGTGCGCTTCACCTCCGAGGCCGACTCGCTGAACTTCTCGCTGCTCGGGCCCGACGCGGTGCCCGGCACCCCCGAGTTCGACCTCTTCGTGCGCCAGCTCGTCACCGAGATGACGGCCAAGGCGGGGCAGAAGTGCACCGCGATCCGCCGCGCCCTCGTGCCGAGCGCGCTCGTGGACGCGGTCGTGGGGGCGGTGGAGGCGCGGGTCGCCGAGAAGGTGCGGGTCGGCCACCCGCAGGCCGACGGGGTCACCATGGGGGCCCTCGTCAGCCTCCGGCAGCGCGACGAGGTCCGGTCGCGGGTCGGCGACCTGCAGCGCTCGGCCCGGCTGGCCGTCGGCGACCCCGCGCGCTTCGACGTCACGGGCGCGGACGCCGACCGCGGCGCGTTCCTGCCGCCGCTGCTCCTCGTGGCCGAGGACCCGTGGCGCCCGGAGGTGCACGAGGTCGAGGCGTTCGGGCCGGTGAGCACCGTGGTCGGCTACGCCAGCACCGCCGAGGCGGTCGAGCTCGCCGCCCGCGGCCGCGGCAGCCTCGTCGGCTCGGTCGTCTCGAACGACCCCGGGGTCGTCCGCGACGTCGTGCTCGGCGTCGCCCCCTGGCACGGGCGGGTGCTCGTGCTCGACCGCGACAGCGCCGGCGAGTCGACCGGCCACGGGTCGCCGCTGCCGCACCTCACCCACGGCGGGCCAGGCCGGGCCGGCGACGGCGAGGAGCTCGGCGGCGTACGGGCCGTGCGGCACTTCATGCAGCGCACCGCCCTGCAGGGCTCGCCGCGCGCTCTGTCCGCCGTCACCGGCACCTGGGTGCCGGGTGCGCCGCGCCGGACCCCGCAGCGGCACCCGTTCCAGCTCTCGCTCGCCGAGCTGCGGGTCGGCGACAGCGTCGAGTCCGGGCCGCGGACCGTCACGCTCGAGGACATCGACCGGTTCACCGAGCTGTCGGGGGACCGCTTCTACGCCCACACGGACGACGAGGCCGCACGCGCGAACCCCTTCTTCGAGGGGCGCGTCGCGCACGGCTACTTCCTCGTCTCGCTGGCCGCGGGGCTCTTCGTCGAGCCCTCGCCGGGCCCGGTGCTCGCGAACTACGGCCTGGAGGACCTGCGCTTCCTCACCCCGGTGAGCCCGGGCGACGCGGTGCGCGTCGTCCTCACCGCCAAGAGCATCGCCCCGCGGGTGGACGCCGACTACGGCGAGGTGCGCTGGGACGCGCGGCTGCTCAACCAGCGCGACGAGCTCGTGGCCACGTACGACGTGCTCACCCTCGTGGCCAAGCAGCGCTGAGCCTCAGCCGAACGAGCCGGTCGTCACCTCGCCCGCGGGCTCGTACGTCGCGAGGTGCACGCCGCCGGCCGTCGTGCGGCTCTCGACGACGCGCAGGACCTGCGCGGTGCCGGGGCCGAAGAGGCGCTTGCCCGTGCCCAGCACCACCGGGTACGTCACGAGGTGCAGGACGTCGACGAGCCGGTGCTGGAGCAGGGTCTGCAGCAGCTCGCCGCTGCCGTGCACCTGCAGCTCGGGGCCGTCGCCCTCCTTGAGCCGGCGCACGGCGGCGGGCACGTCGCCCTCGAGCAGCACCGACCGGTCCCAGGTCAGCTCGGGGCGCCCGCGGGAGGCGACGTGCTTCGTGGCCCGGTTGAGCGGCCCCGCGCCCTGCTCCTCGGACGCCTGCGGCCAGAACGCGGCGAAGATGTCGTACGTCCGGCGCCCAGCAGCAGGTCGAAGGGGCGTCCCATGACGCGCTCCATCGCCTCGCCGACCTCGTCGTCCCAGAGCGGCGCGGACCAGCCCCCGTACGGGAAGCCGCCGCTGGGGTCCTCCTCGGGGCCGCCCGGCGCCTGCAGGACGCCGTCGAGGCTCAGGAACGTGGTCGCGAGCAGCCTGCGCATGGTGGGTCCTCCCGTCGCCGTACGGCCGCCGCCCGGCGGCCGTACGGGGGAGACCCGGGGCGGGGCGGCCAGTCATCGCG from Vallicoccus soli encodes:
- the paaD gene encoding 1,2-phenylacetyl-CoA epoxidase subunit PaaD is translated as MTVAALDVERARAVAGGVPDPEVPVLTIADLGVLRAVEEDGGRLRVTVTPTYSGCPAMDAIRDDVVRALAAEGFGDVEVVTVLSPAWTTAWMSDEGRRKLAAYGIAPPQRRADGPVLVALSVRCPQCGSPRTRELARFGSTSCKALRQCEDCREPFDHFKDH
- the paaA gene encoding 1,2-phenylacetyl-CoA epoxidase subunit PaaA, with amino-acid sequence MVAADERVEPRDWMPEAYRRTLVRQIAQHAHSEIIGMQPEGNWVTRAPSLRRKAILLAKVQDEAGHGLYLYSAAETLGVDRAELLDLLHAGRQKYSSIFNYPTLTWADMGAIGWLVDGAAIVNQVPITRCSYGPYARAMVRICKEESFHQRQGFEVLHHLSHGTPEQHAMAQDAVDRWWWPSLMMFGPPDDRSPNSARSMAWRIKRFSNDELRQRFVDMAVPQAQALGLTLPDPDLRWDEEAGHWRYGPIDWDEFARVLTGDGPCNAQRLEHRVRAHEDGAWVREAATAYAQKQAARARAAA
- the paaB gene encoding 1,2-phenylacetyl-CoA epoxidase subunit PaaB, whose product is MSTPEVRAEGGHGAVPVDGVATGAQAPTPASRRDWPLWEVFVRGRRGLAHTHVGSLHAPDAPMALRNARDLYTRRQEGVSLWVVPSASVTASSPDERDPFFAPAADKPYRHPTFYEVPDGVQHL
- a CDS encoding TetR/AcrR family transcriptional regulator; amino-acid sequence: MAPERPRTPYDAASLVALAADVFTRRGYDGTSISDLARAAGLTKSSIYHHVEGKEHLLRLALERALDPLFAVLDEPQAREGAALARLEHVLRRQVEVLVRELPYVTLLLRVRGNTETERWALQRRREFDAVVAGLAREAAAEGDLRSDLDAALVARLVAGMTNSVVEWYRPAGQRAERGTRPGVQHLADTVVHLALDGWRAR
- the paaI gene encoding hydroxyphenylacetyl-CoA thioesterase PaaI, coding for MPVTEDQALAEASVQRLHDADAVAHDLGIELLAVGPGTATTRMRVVPTMANGHGLTHGGYVFLLADTAFAYACNSGGRDTVASGGDIEFLEPSRPGDELVAEAQERVLRGRGGLYDVRVTSGGRVVAELRGRSRALRREGGA
- a CDS encoding 3-hydroxyacyl-CoA dehydrogenase family protein, whose product is MSGLPERTGVLGGGRMGSGIAHALLLAGSHVVVAESDEARAAAARERVADAVGASERRGTLPEPVDAVLARLTTGTGAAALAGCGLVVEAVPEDPALKAQVLAALDAVLADDAVLATNTSSLGVGELAAALRPDRAFLGLHFFNPVPASALVEVVAGPGTGDALVERARGWVEALGKTAVVVRDAPGFASSRLGLALGLEAVRMVEEGVASPEDIDAAMVLGYRHPVGPLRLTDLVGLDVRLGIAEHLERTLGPRFAPPALLRDKVARGELGRKTGRGFYEWEDR
- a CDS encoding enoyl-CoA hydratase/isomerase family protein, which encodes MSGALHVDVREDRVVATIDRPETRNAIDAGLVAELHELCRLLEDEPRPLVLAGGDGVFVSGADIRQLRERRRDDALRGINSGLFDRLARLPLPTVAAVDGHALGGGAELAYACDFRVATPRTRFGNPEAGLGILAAAGATWRLRDLVGEPLAKEVLLAGRVLDAQECLAAHLVTEVVEPADLLPAAHRLVDRVLRSDLLALRLTKLALRVPAGAHPAFDDVAQAVLFETEEKERRMTAFLERRSRP
- the paaC gene encoding 1,2-phenylacetyl-CoA epoxidase subunit PaaC, which gives rise to MSAAVVTAEVAYVLRLADDALVLAQRLAGQLTRAPQLEEDVALSNIALDLLGQARPLLTRAGELEGAGRSEDDLAYLREERAFLNCQLVEVPERDFAETIARQLLFSCYQLPLYRVLATSTDEVVAGVAEKGAKEVDYHRDHAVQWTLRLGDGTDESHRRMQAALERLWPYADELFESDDVTRAAAASGLGVDPAGLRAGWDADVDAVLAEATLTRPQPVRRATGGRRGVHTEAMGYLLAEMQHLHRSHPGATW
- the paaE gene encoding 1,2-phenylacetyl-CoA epoxidase subunit PaaE, with translation MGAPTTTARRPRLAFHPLRVSEVERLTDDAVAVSFEVPEELRGAYDFVPGQHLTLRREIDGEEVRRSYSICAPAGQGRLRVAVRRLDGGAFSEWATRDLRAGDVLDVMTPAGRFGVPFVPGRARHYAAVAAGSGITPVISLVETALAVEAGSRFTLVYGNRTTASVMFLEELADLKDRHPDRLQVVHVLSREPRDAPLLSGRVDADKLRLLLGEVVDPAGVDAWFLCGPAGMVEQARTALSAAGVPDGAVHHELFHVAGAGPATRRERSDAPAGARSTVTAVLDGRSTTLELAEEGEPVLDAVLRVRADAPFACRGGVCGTCRARVVEGTVRMERSYALEESEAAAGYVLTCQSHPTSERVVVDFDQ
- the paaZ gene encoding phenylacetic acid degradation bifunctional protein PaaZ — encoded protein: MSTTAVRDVAAVESFVAGRWTAPRGETTTLLDAATSEPVARIAATPVDAATAVEHGRAVGGPALRALTFHERALLLKQLAQHLQGRKDLFYELSARTGATRRDSLVDVDGGIGVLFTYGSKGRRELPGGHVLLDGPAEPLGRGGQFVGQHVYTPRRGVALQVNAFNFPVWGMLEKLAPAFLAGVPTVVKPAQQTAYLTEAVVREALASGLLPEGSLQLLAGGARGVLDVLGDQDLVAFTGSAATAQALRTHEAVLRGGVRFTSEADSLNFSLLGPDAVPGTPEFDLFVRQLVTEMTAKAGQKCTAIRRALVPSALVDAVVGAVEARVAEKVRVGHPQADGVTMGALVSLRQRDEVRSRVGDLQRSARLAVGDPARFDVTGADADRGAFLPPLLLVAEDPWRPEVHEVEAFGPVSTVVGYASTAEAVELAARGRGSLVGSVVSNDPGVVRDVVLGVAPWHGRVLVLDRDSAGESTGHGSPLPHLTHGGPGRAGDGEELGGVRAVRHFMQRTALQGSPRALSAVTGTWVPGAPRRTPQRHPFQLSLAELRVGDSVESGPRTVTLEDIDRFTELSGDRFYAHTDDEAARANPFFEGRVAHGYFLVSLAAGLFVEPSPGPVLANYGLEDLRFLTPVSPGDAVRVVLTAKSIAPRVDADYGEVRWDARLLNQRDELVATYDVLTLVAKQR